One window of the Gopherus evgoodei ecotype Sinaloan lineage unplaced genomic scaffold, rGopEvg1_v1.p scaffold_36_arrow_ctg1, whole genome shotgun sequence genome contains the following:
- the LOC115641866 gene encoding olfactory receptor 52B2-like has product MMSADNHTGFYPVTYILTGIPGTEESHFCIAIPFCLMYIVTLFGNSLLLFIILTERSLHEPMYVFVSMLATVDLLLSTTTVPKMLAVFWFRAGEISFAACLTQMFFIHVSFLAESAILLAMAFDRYVAICDPLRYTIILTKSVIGKMGLAIVTRSFCFIFPLIFLVKQLKFCRTNLLPHTYCNYMVIARLACDDITVSLWYGVAMAILVIGSDIVLIAVSYVLILRAVFLLPSKEARLKALRTCGSHVGVILVFYIPSVFFYYAHRFGHIIPGYILILLANLYVLIPPMLNPIIYGVTTKEILKRVINVFHRWCRRSSLLS; this is encoded by the coding sequence ATGATGTCAGCTGACAATCACACTGGTTTTTACCCTGTAACTTACATCCTGACCGGCATCCCGGGTACGGAGGAGTCTCATTTCTGTATCGCCATCCCCTTCTGTCTGATGTACATTGTGACACTTTTTGGGAACTCTCTCCTACTATTCATCATACTAACAGAAcgaagcctccatgagcccatgtatgTATTCGTGTCCATGCTGGCCACTGTTGATCTGCTGTTATCTACCACTACGGTGCCCAAGATGCTGGCTGTATTCTGGTTTAGAGCGGGGGAAATTTCTTTTGCTGCCTGCCTGacccagatgttcttcatccatgTCAGTTTTCTGGCCGAGTCGGccatcctgctggccatggcgtttgATCGATACGTTGCAATCTGTGACCCCCTGAGATACACCATCATACTAACCAAGTCTGTGATCGGGAAGATGGGGCTGGCAATTGTAACAAGAAGTTTCTGTTTCATTTTCCCTCTCATCTTTCTCGTGAAGCAGCTGAAGTTCTGCAgaaccaacctcctgcctcacacCTATTGTAACTACATGGTCATAGCCCGGCTGGCCTGTGATGACATCACAGTCAGCCTCTGGTATGGCGTAGCCATGGCTATTTTAGTAATTGGTTCAGATATTGTGCTCATTGCTGTATCATATGTGTTGATCCTCAGGGCCGTCTTCCTGCTCCCCTCCAAGGAAGCCCGGCTCAAGGCTCTCCGCACCTGTGGCTCCCATGTCGGTGTCATACTGGTGTTCTACATCCCATCTGTTTTCTTCTATTATGCACACCGATTTGGGCACATCATCCCAGGTTATATTCTCATCCTACTGGCCAACCTCTATGTGCTCATtccccccatgttaaaccccatcatttatgGGGTGACAACAAAAGAGATCCTGAAACGGGTGATCAATGTGTTTCATCGGTGGTGCAGGAGAAGTTCCCTGCTGAGCTAA
- the LOC115641948 gene encoding olfactory receptor 52B2-like, whose translation MMSADNHTVFYPVTYILTGIPGTEESHFWMAIPFCLMYVVTLFGNSLLLFIILTERSLHEPMYLIMSMLATVDLLLSTTTVPKMLAVFWFRAGEISFAACLTQMFFIHASFIAESAILLAMAFDRYIAICDPLRYTMILTKSVIGKMGLAVVTRSFCIIFPHIILMKQLKFCRTNLLPHTYCEHMVIARLACDDITVNVWYGFAVAILVIGLDAVLIALSYGLILRAVFRLPSKDARLKALRTCSSHLCVILMFHISSVFSYYAHRFGHIIPGYILILLANLYVLIPPMLNPIVYGVTTKEILKRILAASSRRWA comes from the exons ATGATGTCAGCTGACAATCACACCGTTTTTTACCCTGTTACTTACATCCTGACTGGTATCCCGGGTACGGAGGAGTCTCATTTCTGGATGGCCATCCCGTTCTGTCTGATGTACGTTGTGACACTTTTTGGGAACTCTCTCCTACTATTCATCATACTAACAGAACGAAGCCTCCATGAACCCATGTATCTAATCATGTCCATGCTGGCCACTGTTGATCTGCTTTTATCTACCACTACAGTGCCCAAGATGCTGGCTGTATTCTGGTTTAGAGCAGGGGAAATTTCTTTTGCTGCCTGCCTGACAcagatgttcttcatccatgCCAGTTTCATTGCTGAGTCGGccatcctgctggccatggcgtttgATCGATACATTGCCATCTGTGACCCCCTGAGATACACCATGATACTAACCAAGTCTGTGATCGGGAAGATGGGGTTGGCAGTTGTCACAAGAAGTTTCTGTATCATTTTCCCTCACATCATTCTCATGAAGCAGCTGAAGTTCTGCAgaaccaacctcctgcctcatACCTATTGTGAGCATATGGTCATAGCCCGTCTGGCCTGCGACGACATCACAGTCAACGTCTGGTATGGCTTTGCTGTGGCTATTTTAGTAATTGGTTTGGATGCTGTGCTCATTGCTTTGTCTTATGGGCTGATCCTCAGGGCTGTCTTCCGGCTCCCCTCCAAGGACGCCCGGCTCAAGGCTCTCCGCACCTGCAGCTCTCACCTCTGTGTCATACTGATGTTCCACATCTCATCCGTTTTCTCCTATTATGCACACCGATTTGGGCACATCATCCCAGGTTATATTCTCATCCTACTGGCCAACCTCTATGTGCTCATtccccccatgttaaaccccatcgtTTATGGGGTGACAACAAAAGAGATCCTGAAAAGG ATActtgctgctagcagtcgcagatgggcc
- the LOC115641867 gene encoding olfactory receptor 52B2-like: MMPADNHTVFYPVTYILTGIPGTEESHFWIAILFCLIYAVSLFGNSLLLFIILTEQSLHEPMYLFVSILAAADLLLSTTTVPKMLAVFWFRAGEISFAACLTQMFFIHVSFIAESAILLAMAFDRYVAICDPLKYTAVLTKSVIGKMGLAVVTRSFCIILPLIILMKPLKFCRTNLLPHTYCEHMILARLACDDITIHVWYGVAVAILVIGSDIVLIAVSYGLILRAVFLLPSKDARLKALRTCGSHVCVILMFYVPAVFSSLAHQFGHIIPGYIVNLLANLYVLIPPMLNPIVYGVTTKEILKRVINVFYRCWSRSSVLS, from the coding sequence ATGATGCCAGCTGACAATCACACCGTTTTTTACCCTGTAACTTACATCCTGACCGGCATCCCAGGTACAGAGGAGTCTCATTTCTGGATCGCCATCCTCTTCTGTCTTATTTACGCTGTGTCACTTTTTGGGAACTCTCTCCTACTATTCATCATATTAACAGAAcaaagcctccatgagcccatgtatctATTCGTGTCCATTCTGGCCGCTGCTGATCTGCTGTTATCTACCACTACAGTGCCCAAGATGCTGGCTGTATTCTGGTTTAGGGCGGGGGAAATTTCTTTTGCTGCCTGTCTGACCCAGATGTTTTTCATACATGTCAGTTTTATTGCCGAGTCGGCCATCCTACTGGCCATGGCATTTGATCGGTATGTTGCCATCTGCGACCCCCTGAAATACACTGCAGTGCTAACCAAGTCTGTGATCGGGAAGATGGGGCTGGCAGTTGTCACAAGAAGTTTCTGTATCATTTTACCTCTCATCATTCTCATGAAGCCGCTGAAGTTCTGCAgaaccaacctcctgcctcacacCTATTGTGAGCATATGATCCTAGCCCGGCTGGCCTGCGACGACATCACAATCCACGTCTGGTATGGTGTAGCTGTGGCTATTTTAGTAATTGGTTCAGATATTGTGCTCATTGCTGTATCATATGGGTTGATCCTCAGGGCCGTCTTCCTGCTCCCCTCCAAGGACGCCCGGCTCAAGGCTCTCCGCACCTGCGGCTCCCATGTCTGTGTTATACTGATGTTCTACGTGCCGGCCGTTTTCTCCTCTTTAGCACACCAGTTTGGGCACATCATCCCAGGTTATATTGTCAACCTATTGGCCAACCTCTATGTGCTCATtccccccatgttaaaccccatcgtTTATGGGGTGACAACAAAAGAGATCCTGAAACGGGTGATCAATGTCTTTTATCGATGCTGGAGTAGAAGCTCCGTGCTGAGCTAA
- the LOC115641868 gene encoding olfactory receptor 52B2-like yields the protein MMPAGNYTFFTPVTYILTGILGKEESHVWISIPFCLMYIVTLFGNSLLLFIILTEQSLHEPMYLFVSMLAAADLLLSTTAVPKMLAVFWFRAGEISFTSCLTQMFFIHVSFLAESAILLAMAFDRYVAICDPLRYTMILTNSVIGKMGLAVVTRSFCFIFPLIFLVKQLKFCRTNLLPHTYCDYMAITRLACNDITVIFWYGIAMGILVIGLDAVLIALSYGLILRAVFLLPSKDARLKALRTCSSHLCVILMFYTPAFFSYFAHRLGHIIPGYILNLLANLYVLIPPMLNPIIYGMTTKEILKRVIYVFHWWCRGSSLLS from the coding sequence ATGATGCCAGCTGGCAATTACACCTTTTTTACCCCAGTGACCTACATCCTGACTGGTATCCTGGGTAAAGAGGAGTctcatgtctggatctccattccCTTCTGTCTGATGTACATTGTGACACTTTTTGGGAACTCTCTCCTACTATTCATCATACTAACAGAAcaaagcctccatgagcccatgtatctATTCGTGTCCATGCTGGCCGCTGCTGATCTGCTGTTATCTACCACGGCAGTGCCCAAGATGCTAGCTGTATTCTGGTTTAGAGCGGGGGAAATTTCTTTTACTTCCTGCCTGACAcagatgttcttcatccatgTCAGTTTTCTGGCCGAGTCGGccatcctgctggccatggcgtttgATCGGTACGTTGCCATCTGCGACCCCCTGAGATACACCATGATACTAACCAATTCTGTGATTGGGAAGATGGGACTGGCAGTTGTCACAAGAAGTTTCTGTTTCATTTTCCCTCTCATCTTTCTCGTGAAGCAGCTGAAGTTCTGCAgaaccaacctcctgcctcacacCTATTGTGACTACATGGCCATAACCCGGCTGGCCTGCAACGACATCACAGTCATTTTCTGGTATGGTATAGCCATGGGTATTTTAGTAATTGGTTTGGATGCTGTGCTCATTGCTTTGTCTTATGGGCTGATCCTCAGGGCTGTCTTCCTGCTGCCCTCCAAGGACGCCCGGCTCAAGGCTCTCCGCACCTGTAGCTCTCACCTCTGTGTCATACTGATGTTTTACACACCGGCCTTTTTCTCCTATTTTGCACATCGATTGGGGCACATCATCCCAGGTTATATTCTCAACCTCCTGGCCAACCTCTATGTGCTCATtccccccatgttaaaccccatcatttatgGGATGACAACAAAAGAGATCCTGAAACGGGTGATCTATGTGTTTCATTGGTGGTGCAGGGGAAGCTCCCTGCTGAGCTAA